The DNA window ATTTGTGAAGCAAAGTAGTTTAATTGCCTATAAGGTAAGGTTTTCCTTACTAAGTAGGCAAAAATATCCTCGTTTCTCTCCTAGATATCGGCTATATTCTCCACTTATGTTCGTTTTCATCAGTCGACGAGTTGTTGAGGCATCGGAAACGATTACGCGGTGAGATTTTCTCCTCTTAATCCTTCTATTTGTGTTAGATGTAGTGCGAGTAAGAGGTCGCCGTCCTGTTTGCGCAGATGGTGGTTCAATGTCGAAATACGTTAAccgcagcataccacgaatttgaggtggtacggatctcaggtggagtatgcgtttacgggatcgtagaatattgagagaaaggtgattccgttcatttgttcctaattgcagtaaaaatacggcttcgagcgttccggcgcactattttccacatggGGTTTGATTGGATCGCTCCAGCCttctgtgcacgcgccgcatcttccgggccgtttttttacggcaatgaggaagaaatggacggaattaccctcccctccccccttCCTTAATCGaaaatcccgtatacgaatactccacctgaaatccgtatgacctcagattcatggagtgatgcctttaaactaatTCGTTAACGTAGCGTTATGGCCTAACATGTAAGTAGTGGGTCTTCGAATTCTGCAGCTTCGTGTCCTTCCAGACTTCTGTAGTGCCATGAAAAGTAGTTGTAAGAGGCATCCGCCACGCCGataaattcataatttttcacGAAAGATAACAACAGTAATTTGATATGTCGGTTGACCTGTTGTGTATGCATTTAAAAACCTATAAGGTTCTCATCTGAAGTCTGACGAGTTGGTGCTTCCCAAAAAAATACTCGCCAAAGctgaacattctttttttactttcttagagaaaaaattcgatcTACAAGCAACAATTTCCACTATCAGAGCGATCGCTATTACAATAACGACTATTCACAAGAAAAGTCCTCTAACGAAACACCTAACAAATCTTTGATCAACACTTTTTCTATTCGATCACGCTGCACCCTCCTTTCTGTTTTAAAATCAAACTTCTGAtctcaaagaatttttcactttcacaataaataatagttttGATGATGGAACTTTCAAGAACTTTCCGACTACATTGCCAGTCAGAACATTGCTTACTGTTGACCACGCTTTCAGACGAACAGCAACGTGTAAAAATTCTATCAAACGACGTATCTTTCCTGGATTATTTCTAATTCTACTTTGTTACTGGATTTGGTTTAAAAGCTACGACCGATGGGCAGCGTCTTCAGGCTTCTGGTTCGGAAGCCACATAGAACCTGCAGCCTCATTTTTCCCAAGTAAGGTAATTTAGATCAGGTATGGATGTTTCAAGCGTAGATagctaaagaaaattttcaaaattctgcaAACATGTCGCTTTCAGAGCGCTTGTCAGCAGTTTGTGTTGCAGAATTTCGTCTAATTCACTTCACATAGTTCAGATCCTAGCAGTCTTGTACTTAACATTCCTTCCATTCAGATCCCTCATGTTCCAGACTCATTATTGAACAAATCCAAAATGGAACATATGAAACAGAACCTTTCAACAAAAGTAAATTAATATCACCTTTTGTTCGCTACAGAGAAACTTTCCAGGtgtgttttttcctttcaaaaaaaaggatacaGAGAAAATAATTACTGATACTGAATAAGTACGTTTGCAGGTAGCACCAAAATATGGTTTGTCTTCATGTCAGATTGAAAAGGTGATGACAACAGTTAGTGGAGCCATTTTCTGTTATATCACCAACACCAGCGAGTTTGAAGCAAATAATCGCAAGATTAGCACGGAAGAGTACAGTACGAGGTAAAGTTGTTTGAGTAGATCCCAAGTTCGCTACCTTATCCGAATCTTGGCATGGCAGAATAGAATATTGTATAAATTTTTGAGCAGGCGGCCAATATTGTTATCAATCTTTGTTTCAGCTAATGTCATCACATTCTTCGAAGCCTAGAAAACATTGTGGTTTAGCACCTCAAGAGCCTCGTCATTccatatgatttagcaaacaaaaagctcaaaaataaCATCAGAGGAACAAACCACATTATTCATCACCTTGATAGCCGCATGGTCGTGATGTTAATGGACCACCATTTGTTAGAACTGTGCTGCTAACTAACGAAAATATCCCTTGCACTTACTCAGACCCCAACTCAAAACCTGCAAGATATTGAAATGGCACCATCGCGAtgcatccttttttttatgactatTGACAGGACTTATGCCTAGTATCGAAAACGCTTCACAACGTTTTTCGTGCAGAAGCGTCGACTTCACATGGTAAATTCGTGGTAACTCAAACCTTGAAAGAGGTTCACTGTTACGACATTGTCTTCGAGGAGCAGCTAAAAGGGtagataattttaattttaaagcatAAATAATTACATCATTTTTTCGGATGGAGCGCAGGAGATTACGCTATAGCGTGTAACTCAACATACCATATCAGAAATTGTCTCTCTAATAACCTCTCAACTATGTGGAGTTAAGTATTTTATCGAAGCAGAAAGAGCACAATGAACCCTATGAAGGGGCACCTAAATGGgcctaaaaaatcaaaaccgtGCACCCTTTAAAGTGTATCCTTCTTTGGAAAGACCATATAACAGAGAACATTTCAGatcgcgttttcttccttagtAGAACTAGAAGTGGCCTCTCATCCCTTGCAATCTTGCAACAATACTATTCTCTTCTTGTTACTACCTCTACGACATGCAATAAAGAGGGAATAGAGCTTTATTTTGTGGAATGAAACAGCATCTATCCAAATATTGAAAATCTCATAGATTGAACTCgtacaaacaaaacaaacagaaagtAGCTTGTGCGTAAACCACATCTTTTTTAAGATTCTGCCAGAACGAAAATTTCTACGAGAACTTCACTGAGGTGCAAAATTTGCTCGGTGCATCAAAAACCGAGTACGTTATCGTTCGCAATCCAATCAGCAGATTTCTGAGTGGATTCGTTAACAAGTGCATAAGGTAAGCTTGACCTCATTCGTTTGATTACGAACCACTCGGAATCCAACTTCTACTAACTTTAAATGAGTTGTCTAGGCCGTCTCGCAGCAATAgctaaacttttctttttagtgGCGTTTCAGCTTATCAATCTGTTGCGTTGATTGAAACAGAGCCAATATTGTTCTTTAgcataaacaaaaaagggaTTAAATTTCCCTTTATTAGGAATCTAATTCCTTTTATGCTTGATTACtgtggagaagaagaaagagaatagTATAAATAGGATTCAAGTTCAACATTTTCCAACCACTATATTGCACTAATACTGCGAAGCAAAGTTGCAGTTTGTAAAGAGGGAAGTGGTGCAAGGCTTTCTTGACACCTATTGATTTTATCCAGCGGACAATACCACGAATCTTCTTCATTAGAGGGATCAAAAGCGGCTAGTCGCAACATCACGTGCCGAGTCCGCAGGTGACGGATAAGGAAGCTAATcgcagaccaaaagcgaccttgtaccTGAcctgagacgcaggtggattcggGGGACGTTTGTGtctctgctgagccaggactgactcatgacatctttatatcccgcacgtcggtccggccaaaagcctgcaatcaagtgactgccAGTAAcgccagctttgacaatcttcaTCGCTTATGCTCCAACATAAAGCTACGAAGAACAAGATGTCGAAGTTTTCTTTATGGACCTGGAGATGATCTACAGAGAATATCACACCCTCCACAAACTCACAATTGATATTTTAACGCCAAGATTGGctccagaagaacgcctgaggaacttcgagacccacggcctacaatggaacgaacagggaagaggctttccgagttcatcgaccatccatgggaactcgcaattctaGAAGTCCTATTCTCTACGCTGCACGTGGAAGTTACCCGATCGAGGATATCATAATGAAagtgaccacatcatcgtcagtaaaaggttctgcctgacggatgtcgctgttgtacgaAAGTTATATACGGTTTACGGATAAGTTTTATCATTGTCTTCTTTGAGAAAGATTTTCTTACATACGGCGAGGAGaaaaagccgcgaagttcactaagcgaactcccagaaccatcatcgactgagagctcttcgcttcgcttgtcggcttttgggaagataccgtcatggacaacatcgacgacagatatgaacggcttgtagatcttcacgactgcacaAGGGGGacgaagagtttcaaaatcatcaagagacgcctgtctccgaAAACTCTGgagctgatacgtcagcgtggagctgcacaAGCTGCAGACAACAAAGAACTCACGCCCAAGATCGCAAGGTtctgcagagaggcgataaaagaagacctcaaagagagaagagcagaaatgtTGACTGAAGAGGCAGGACAGAACGGTCGCTACGCCCGTCAGAACTTCGCCAATAGTAAGACAACAACGACTGCTCTCTGGACCCCAAATGGAACAACAGCATCAAAAAGGGATGGAAAAGACaattcacgacttctactaAGATTTCTTTgacagccacgtccacttccCTCCTCACTcttctgagggaagatggacaggTCCTCCCTTCCGAAGTCTGACATGTcatcatgtcggtgaagaatcgtacttcagccggtcccgacagaatcaaACTTGAGCATTTGAACTACCTACCGCCATTCCTCATTAACACACTGGCAAGGCTCTTCACTTGCTATCTgtaggaaaaatggaaagcTATGTAAAACCAGCAACACCGTGCTATGGTATAGTAAGGGTGACCCACAAGACATCGGCAAGTATCACctaatctgcttactgtctctTATccacaagctcttcacaagagtgatcccTAAACAGGATAAAAAGAGCATTAAGACAGCCATGCGAGAAgacagggtttcgaaaagggttGAGTACGAGTGACCACATACACACCGTTGCAAAACTCATAGCACTAGCGAGAAACTCACAGAAGTCGCGAGAATACATgatgccgctgtgtctcactttcatcgatttgaagaaagcctATGATACAGTTGGGACCGAACCGGCCATGGGAGGCCTTGGCCAGCCAAGGCGTCCCTAAtccacaatttcacccaaaatattcagtgccactctcgagagATGAGAGcgcgatgcgaggattggaatgggatgacatgggagtgaaagttgacggccGACATTTACACCATTCCgctgacgacatcgttcttataacatcaagaagcatcaatcaggcaggacggatgctggccgaatttgatgaaacgcgTTTAAAaaatcggtcttcagctgaacctagacaagacggtgtttatgaggaacggatgggtttccgATTCCCATCCACTCTTAACGGAACggacatatccgaatgctccagctatgtatatccaggtcgggaaatcaacatgatgaatgacctgacctccgagctctGCGGAAGGAAACGAGCAGTTCGGAGAGCATTCGAGGgaatcgaggatgtagtgaagcaAACCAACGCGACATTACACGCCtcgcaggaagaccgccgatcTGATAGTTAGAACTCTTTACaaagtctttcaaagaaaaatgcgaCGCTCTTCGAGTCTctcgcgagaagagatgccactggGCAACATTTGTGCGCGATCGGAAACAAATGGAACTATTACTTGTGCctgctcgagcaaatcgatcaTCAACGGGAGCACAGGAGACAGGAACAAACTATAAAATGAAGTAGTTGGCGCTGATCACCACTACagaatgcgccaacgcatttcaATTCATTTGAGAAACGTTTGAGCTTTATGAACGCGTATGCAGCCTTTACGATGGCTTTCGGAGGTACGGCCGACAGAGAAAGTCAGTGCTTCAATGCCCTCAGACAACTGAAACCAATTCGGAGATGGCTGAAAGGCTGGGGTGCTCTATGTTCCTGACCGTCGACCTTGCTGACGCTGCGGAATCAGCCACTGCGCCACAGTAGGTTTATTCCTCTCACAGCCGTTTATAGATGATTTTTACAAGGCATCAATTGTTTTTACCGTAGCCTGTAGAAACCTGCTCAACTTTTGATCAACTATAACATCTAACGGGACTAAACAGCCGTAGCACATTGGTAAGCCGTAGCCACTGCGTTGGCGCGGCAGCGATGAATAGCTAAGCCTTTTATCTCTCCGGGATAGATAAATTGCTGCCAGATTTGTCTAAAAGGATAAAGCTGAATTTGTACGTTCATTGGCCTTGATGGCTCACATTATTGATCAACACTAACACTATCACTTTACTTCATCCGTTATCCGACATTACTTGCTAGTGTATTCTAGTGtcttcttcgcttttcttAATAATAACACAAGATGACAAGACGGTTACTTCTTTAGGGAGGGGAATCTCATCAAGGAACGTTGCTTCGGATGCAACGGTGACATGAGCTGTTTCGTGCAGGAATTACACTTTCTTATGTGTCTTGCTGAGACCAGGACATTTAAGGCTTTCAACTACGAACTGATTCATTTTCTACCTCAAACGTGGTAAGTATAGCGGTAGATTCCTCTGTTGGCTAAGAAATCGGAttaaaaaattgcaagaatTTGCCAGTGTATTTTACAAGAAGTGAtacttctttttattccaGGTCCTATTCGTAACAGAATAATAACCATGACTCTAGAATAACAATGATGTAATCCTACTTCTAGTAAGTTAGTGAGAAAAACCTAATCGATTTCAAACTAGACGGAGCCTGGCCTACGAGTTGTATTCAAGGCATTTGCTCGCTTTGTTGCTCGGAGTTTTGGTAACAATTCTTCCCTTTGTCACATTGAACTGGCGAACATTGCAGACCCGAGGAAACTCGGGTTACCCAGATTTTGCAGAAAGGTGCAGTTGTTCGAAGCACTGCCATAATCCAACCCAAGTCTTCCGAATATCTAGAGATTCCATGGAAGTTTTGGTAACAACACTCCGTTTtgttacgctgaactgcccTATATTGTCGGGCTGGAGGTACTTGCGTCAGCCGGAGTCGTGAAGCATTCTCGTGAGATGCGAGGTCTTGCAGGATATGGAACCGTGACAGATGGAGGGATTCTTGAACTAAATCGAGGTttggcagagctatgttcaaagaCGACACTACTCGGCAAAGATGCGGGAAAACGCATCAGGCGACAAGTCCGCCGATTGATTAATTAGGATAGCGCTGATTTAATTCTATACTAGCTGAAAGTAGCCTCACAGATACTttcaattgggaagaaatagacTGCTCCTTAATATTTGGCAAGACCATGgttatttctctcttttctgaCCGCACTACCTTGGCTAATTTGATTTAAAGCGGTGATGATATATTAATATCTTAGTTGGTGGTGGTTTGGCATGTCACCCTTTTTTCTGACGTAGGGTAAAACGTCTAGattcttcaaatttgaaattaagcTGACCTATTCAGGTGTGGAAAGTACATATCaaaggtttgagagaaatattagaaaatatgCAGTAAAGAGCCAGTTTTGCGACACTAATTGCACAGCATCCCGTGTTCTGTAGGATTTTGAGTTGTCCGACAAACCTCATTCTTTGCAGGTACTGTAATTTCAAAGAACACCTATACAATTATATAATTCTTCGATACAAAGAAACTGTGAATGGGAAGTCAAACCTCCCTCACGAACTTGACGAAGTTTATAAACTGGCTAATTTACCAGGCGCTGTACGTGAAGAAATATACAAAGAAGTCAGCCGTAAGTTTGAGTTATTGCATAGTTTATTCGATATATTTGTAATGGCAACATCACAGTCAAAATGTTAGCACCTGAAAGATTCACGCTTCTCGGAATGAATTGTTCAGATATATATCTAAATTTGCGGAGGGgagatatagtcggatcaaaacgacatgaagcacggtgcatttgcgtacgcaccCAAACAATGTGGTAGAAGAAGCAGTTGGgactgaggtgggaccattgcaaaCTGCACCAAGAGGTGGTGCCAGCAATGGTCCCAGTATGCAACTGCATTCAAACGTTTATAGATCggcatatgcggttaacgaggagccaccgaccgagtcggaggtcctggtctgtattcaaaagatgaaggatggaaaatctgatggagacgacgggattagcgcagaaatgctaaaatatcttcctccatCTGGGATTcatgagatgacaaagatcatccgttcgatctggatagacgaaaggatacctgactcctGGAAACACGCTGTCATAATTCCCTTCCACAAAAAGTTATTTGCCACTGACCCTAGGAATTaccgaggaatctctttgacgcgtgttatgtacaaagtATTGGAGATCATTATCTTGGACCGACTCATAAAACATCgggaagaaacaacgcgcgacgagcaagctggttTCCGTCCTGGTCGacctacgattgaccaggtgttcatcgtcagaagAGTGATCGACAtttggcagcggtattcgaagccaatgcaagtTGCGTTTCTgaactttgaagccgcgttcgactcttctcaccgaggccgtcttctcaacgcgctccgcgccaatggagtaccaggaaagttcgttcgcttgttcgatgacatgaatcaacgaacaactgctgcagtctgaacaccagccggatgtacaacaccgtttgaagtggtaactgaagtaagacaaggggcagtggcaggaccttcctgttcaatttcgccatcgacgacatcagGCGAaaaacagtcgaccagtgttcTGCCGATATTGTCTTAGctccatcagggtgccccttgactgatctcgagcacgccgacgatgttgttatattcgcgggatgcagtacgaaacttcaacatgttgtcaaccttgtatcgaagctggctgcgacctatggactacgtctacgccctgataaatgcaagcagatgtggatctcttcgagacctcgaacgggaatcagagtGGACGggcaaccgatagaactcgtcaatgagttctgttacctgggctgtacgctaaAGAATAGCGGCAGCTGCGAGAgaaatgttcagcaaagatgcacaagggccacttctgcatttaactccttaacgaaatgcctgtggtcgaacTCTATCACCAATGAAGTCAAggtgcgagtctacctatccgcaattcgccccatcataaTGTACGGATCAGAGACTTGGGTAGCACCGTCAACgtttatggagaggcttgattgcacagAACGAAAGCTGTTTGGACGGCTACTGGGCTAcatttggcctagggtatgccacaatgaagatctttacgcagaaattgatgtggtatgccggcggatgacacgtggaagatgcCAACATCTTGCAtctatattaaggagaccagcagatcgaCCTGCTCAACGAGTTCGGAGGAGTTTTCCGGGTTCGAGATCTGTGTTCAAGGGCgtcacacctcggcgaagatgcgggtaatcgcgtgaggcgatgacatcagcccgccgattaagtcaagtcagTAAGTCATGCAACTGcatacgtgcttcatgtcgttttgaccctactataattgTTCAAACATTCTTCCAAAGCAAAATAGCTAATAGATTGTTGAACACCATTACATTTTATCATAAAAGGCAAATTACGTTGAGCGGAAATAACTGCGCATTTCTCACAATAAAAAGGCAGGGGAAATACACTGTAACGAAAATATAATAAGTTGCACGGAGAACTGTGAATCCATTAAGTGAAGTTTCTTTACAGGTTTCAAATACGTTAGATTTCTCAAACATTATCAACTTGTTTTCAGTGTATCCATTTccacgttttcttttccttcttttttagtAGGAAGGACGTATCATACGACGTTTGGTTCCGAAGAGTTAAGGAAAGCCTACGTTACCTTGATGAATAATAGAACACTTCTTAGCATTGTCACCCAAATGTATTTCTatgatttcattgtttttgattttgaattgcCTACTCTCATttaaacattttctgtaattcAATCATGTTTTCCACTGCTCAGAAAATTATTAAACTATCGATAGAGCTTCTATTGCAAGCAGAAAACTGCGATTTCCTCCAGTATGCATATCAAAGTACCATTGTTCGGGTACATATCTTAGACAGACAGTTCTCAGATCCAAATaagatatttattttatacgaACTGGTTATTCCGAATACCTGGCTTGATCTTCCATAAACGATACTGGTTTGAGGAAAAGAACAGCCAGGATGGTCACTGGACTGACTAGCCATAGTCGCCGGTACGGTAgttgtttttgctttgaaCACTGGGACGGGTATGCAGCAAAATACGTTTTTCCTCTGCTTGACATAAGGATCTATTTTACTCTCTGTGCTGATATTAAGATGGTGGTATGACTAGGATGATAAGCTGAGTCAATTAAGTGAATAAACGAATGAATGTAAAGTCTTCAACAGTGTGTGCTCACGTATCATTCAAAATCTACTACAATTTGAACGGTGATGTTAATTCGCTACCAGAATATATCTGAAATGCGATTCTTTACGAAATTAACTTGTACGTGCAACATTCCTTTGTTGAGACTTCatttacattttcatttgttttcattttcgcttTTGTATTTTCATGTGTACTTGAAGGGATGTATTACAATGTATACAACCTGACCCACTCAAACACCAAGACATGCAGCAGTTCTCGGAAACTCGTTAACTTTTACATCCTTCTAAAAAAACATGGCCGAAGTTCTTGAAAGAACACACTAGTTTTTCTGTCGAGATAAAATCTTCTCTCGAAAAGACTCTCCCGCAACaaaactttcacttttttcccgcATCCTAATGCAGTACGAGCAACAACTGACTTCTAACGAGTGCCTCTTTAGTTCTCAGATGTATACTGCCTTGACCAATTCAAAGAAGGGTTCTTCAATCACCAGAGTGAGTTTTTATGTGGATTTTTCATTGTACAACTGCGATTTTCTCACTGAAGAGCGctgaaaaacaatcaaaactTCTAAGCTAAGGTTGTCTTACAGTGTGTACATTGATAGAGTACCCTGTGGTGTGTAGCTTGGAGAAATCTAATATGCTGTCTTTTTATTTGCCGACTGAGATTAAGGGTGTGGCAATTTGTGTACGAAACAAAAACACCTTGGAAATTTACCAAGTTCTTTGTGCTCGTCTTCGATTAACACTTTGCAGCAATGTGCATAcattcaattcattcatttaccagaatgtctttttttgtagaagtGCCATTATTCCACCCTTTCCAATAATTCTTTTCTCATtaatcaccccatgaatctagagtggtgcggattttaggtggagagttcctatacggacggggtcatagattatggagaggagggtgattccgcccattccttcttaattgccttaaaaaacggtcGGCAAGAggctgcgcgtgcacaaagctggcgcgctccaaccgatcTCGTCGTGGAAAATAGGGCACCGGAACActtgaagtcgtatcttccgggccgttttttacggcaattaggaagaaatagacggaatcacccttctctccataatctacgactccgtacaggcataacccacctgaagtccgcacCATGCCAGGTTTGTGGGATGATGCATTCAAGCCAACCAGCTCATGAATAAGTTGGCTCGTTCAATAAATATTGTACGAAAAGCAtactcttccctttttttggcTATTCCAGATTTCTCACAGCATCAATCGAACTATTTTCACTCGTCCACACAGATCGTTCTTCTCGTCTCATCTTGAGTATGGCTCCCGTATTTGCAgcccttcaaagaagaaacacaTAGCAAAGCTTGAAAATGTATAAAAGACTTTTACCTATCTATATTTTATCTATATGGTACTCAAAAGAATTTCAGCAACCCTAATGATGACTAGGTACAATCACAACCTCATAAAATTAGATATGAACACCTTGAGGAACAAACATATACTTCTAATCTTCTGTTTTCGACTCCTTAAAAACGACACCAACTTAAAGCTCAGCAAGCATTGGTGTTTCAGACCTACCCGCAAAAGAACTGGTGGTTTTAACTTACATTACGCTAAAATACAACGTAAAAACTTTGCCCTAATGTTCAATAATTTCTTCTGCAGAACTGCAGACCGTCGGAGCCCTTTCTCTGTGATGTCGTTAAAGCCGATAGCAGAGAATATTCAAgatgaatttgaagaattctGACATTAGCCCCATTCGAATATTGATGTCTAACCATAAATATGGTTCTGATTCTAGCAACTCTCAGAACTCTGATGCCTTCAGTACAGTACATGGAACTGGATCACGTATTTCCACCAATGATACCTCTTAGTCGTCTacatttctctatttcttgctttctttctcttatagatttctttttcggcTAATTAACAAGAATTCTAATATCTTGCGGTTATAATTCTGGCTACGTTTATAGTCCGAACCCTAGCTTATGCATATTTTGACTGATGTTACGCACTCTGTATTGGCAGAACAGATGTTATaagaagactttttttctgtattagAAGAACGACATGTTCGACAGGTTATCCGCCACAAAAAGGACACCGCCAAGTTCTACTGACAATAAACTGACTGCcgatttttgtaaatttttctgaattagaCAAAGTGtgcttctttttgttcatttctttcctggtGTACCCTTGGTAAtctgttcaaataaataatgggGTTTTTCAATTCAACTAATTTAAGTTTAAAGGTGAAAGTATAGAATTTTGGGAGAATTTCATTGAAACTCTACGAGAAAGATGGGACGTAGGGGATAAAAAAGAGCACATGACAGGAAAAGCAGTGTGTGTTAGATTCAAAAGAAGTTTTGTTCaccttaatttcaaaaaataaaaggagtaTA is part of the Necator americanus strain Aroian chromosome V, whole genome shotgun sequence genome and encodes:
- a CDS encoding hypothetical protein (NECATOR_CHRV.G19328.T1) yields the protein MGSVFRLLVRKPHRTCSLIFPKLIIEQIQNGTYETEPFNKSKLISPFVRYRETFQVAPKYGLSSCQIEKVMTTVSGAIFCYITNTSEFEANNRKISTEEYSTRFCQNENFYENFTEVQNLLGASKTEYVIVRNPISRFLSGFVNKCIRRTPEELRDPRPTMERTGKRLSEFIDHPWELAILEVLFSTLHVEVTRSRIS
- a CDS encoding hypothetical protein (NECATOR_CHRV.G19331.T2) translates to MAERLGCSMFLTVDLADAAESATAPQEGNLIKERCFGCNGDMSCFVQELHFLMCLAETRTFKAFNYELIHFLPQTWYCNFKEHLYNYIILRYKETVNGKSNLPHELDEVYKLANLPGAVREEIYKEVSQEAVGTEVGPLQTAPRGGASNGPSMQLHSNVYRSAYAVNEEPPTESEVLVCIQKMKDGKSDGDDGISAEMLKYLPPSGIHEMTKIIRSIWIDERIPDSWKHAVIIPFHKKLFATDPRNYRGISLTRVMYKVLEIIILDRLIKHREETTRDEQAGFRPGRPTIDQVFIVRRVIDIWQRYSKPMQVAFLNFEAAFDSSHRGRLLNALRANGVPGNKTRGSGRTFLFNFAIDDIRRKTVDQCSADIVLAPSGCPLTDLEHADDVVIFAGCSTKLQHVVNLVSKLAATYGLRLRPDKCKQMWISSRPRTGIRVDGQPIELVNEFCYLGCTLKNSGSCERNVQQRCTRATSAFNSLTKCLWSNSITNEVKVRVYLSAIRPIIMYGSETWVAPSTFMERLDCTERKLFGRLLGYIWPRVCHNEDLYAEIDVVCRRMTRGRCQHLASILRRPADRPAQRVRRSFPGSRSVFKGVTPRRRCG
- a CDS encoding hypothetical protein (NECATOR_CHRV.G19330.T1), translating into MIQLGPNRPWEALASQGVPNPQFHPKYSVPLSRDESAMRGLEWDDMGVKVDGRHLHHSADDIVLITSRSINQAGRMLAEFDETRLKNRSSAEPRQDGVYEERMGFRFPSTLNGTDISECSSYVYPGREINMMNDLTSELCGRKRAVRRAFEGIEDVVKQTNATLHASQEDRRSDS
- a CDS encoding hypothetical protein (NECATOR_CHRV.G19331.T1) codes for the protein MAERLGCSMFLTVDLADAAESATAPQEGNLIKERCFGCNGDMSCFVQELHFLMCLAETRTFKAFNYELIHFLPQTWYCNFKEHLYNYIILRYKETVNGKSNLPHELDEVYKLANLPGAVREEIYKEVSLKMLAPERFTLLGMNCSDIYLNLRRGDIVGSKRHEARSAYAVNEEPPTESEVLVCIQKMKDGKSDGDDGISAEMLKYLPPSGIHEMTKIIRSIWIDERIPDSWKHAVIIPFHKKLFATDPRNYRGISLTRVMYKVLEIIILDRLIKHREETTRDEQAGFRPGRPTIDQVFIVRRVIDIWQRYSKPMQVAFLNFEAAFDSSHRGRLLNALRANGVPGKTFLFNFAIDDIRRKTVDQCSADIVLAPSGCPLTDLEHADDVVIFAGCSTKLQHVVNLVSKLAATYGLRLRPDKCKQMWISSRPRTGIRVDGQPIELVNEFCYLGCTLKNSGSCERNVQQRCTRATSAFNSLTKCLWSNSITNEVKVRVYLSAIRPIIMYGSETWVAPSTFMERLDCTERKLFGRLLGYIWPRVCHNEDLYAEIDVVCRRMTRGRCQHLASILRRPADRPAQRVRRSFPGSRSVFKGVTPRRRCG
- a CDS encoding hypothetical protein (NECATOR_CHRV.G19328.T2); this encodes MGSVFRLLVRKPHRTCSLIFPKLIIEQIQNGTYETEPFNKSKLISPFVRYRETFQVAPKYGLSSCQIEKVMTTVSGAIFCYITNTSEFEANNRKISTEEYSTRFCQNENFYENFTEVQNLLGASKTEYVIVRNPISRFLSGFVNKCIREEAFRVHRPSMGTRNSRSPILYAARGSYPIEDIIMKVTTSSSVKGSA
- a CDS encoding hypothetical protein (NECATOR_CHRV.G19329.T1): MDNIDDRYERLVDLHDCTRGTKSFKIIKRRLSPKTLELIRQRGAAQAADNKELTPKIARFCREAIKEDLKERRAEMLTEEAGQNGRYARQNFANSKTTTTALWTPNGTTASKRDGKDNSRLLLRFL